The genomic stretch AAATATAATGAATATGATTCAATCAACAATAGCGGCTGCCGAAAGAGTTTTCGAAATATTGGATGAAGAAGAAGAGTTACCAGATCCTGAAGATGCCATTGAAATTCAAGAAGTTAAAGGGAATGTGAAGTTTGAAAATGTTTATTTTAGTTACAGAACAGATAAAAAACTTATCGAGGATTTAAATATAGAAGTGAAAAGTGGACAAACAGTTGCAATTGTTGGGCCAACTGGAGCGGGTAAAACCACTCTTGTAAATCTACTAATGCGTTTTTATGAAATACAAGGTGGGAAAATAACTATAGATGGAATTGATATAAGGAGAATTAAAAGAGAAAATCTTAGAAAAATCTTTGGAATGGTTCTTCAAGATACTTGGTTATTTAATGGAACAATTGAAGAAAACATTGCGTATGGAAAAGAAAATGCTTCACGAGAAGAAGTAATTGAAGCTGCAAAAAGAGCTCATGCTCATCACTTTATAATGGCTTTGCCTGGTGGTTATGATGCAGTAATAAATGAAGAAGCATCAAATATTTCTCAAGGCGAAAAACAATTAATTACTATTGCAAGGGCATTTATTGCTGATCCAGATATATTAATTCTTGATGAAGCAACAAGTAATGTAGATACTTTAACTGAAAGATACATACAAAAAGCGATGAAAAATTTGATGCATAGTAGGACAAATTTTGTAATTGCTCATCGGTTGTCTACGATTGTTGATGCAGATATAATACTTGTTATGAATGAAGGACAGATAATTGAGAAAGGTACACATAAAGAATTAATGGAAAAAAATGGGTTTTATGCGGAATTATATAAAAGTCAGTTTTTAGGAGCTTATGTGTAGGCAGCTTTTAGCTGCCTTTTTTTATATCGAAAATGTGGTAAAATATAAAATGGAAGGAGGAATGACTTTGGAGAAAGTCGTACTTGTTAGATATGCAGAAATTGGTTTAAAAGGTAGGAATAGAGGTTATTTTGAAAGTAAATTAATAGAAAATATAAGAAAAATCGTAAAGCCACCCGAAATCAACAAAAGGTATGGAAGAATTGTTATAAGGTTGAAAGAACAATTATTTGAGGAAATAGAAGATAAACTTAAATATGTATTTGGAATTCAAAATTATAGCTTTGCTTATGCGGTAGTACATGATATTGAAAAGATAAAGAAAGCAGCTTTTGAATTGATGAAGCTAAATTTGAAACAGCAGAAAACGTTTAAAGTTGAAACAAAAAGATCGTTTAAACAGTTTCCGATGAAATCTCAAGAGATGAGTGCTTACATTGGTGCTTATTTGTTAGAACAATTTCCCCAATTGAAAGTTGATGTTCATAATCCGGAAATAACTGTAGGAATAGAAATAAAAGAGAAAGAAGTGTTTGTATTTATTGATAAGAAGAAATTATATGGAGGGTTACCAGTTGGAGTTTCTGGAAAAGCTTTGTTATTATTAAGTGGAGGAATAGATAGTCCTGTTGCTGGTTGGTATATGTTGAAAAGAGGTGTGAATATTGAAACTATTAGTTTCTTAAGTCCACCTTTTACTACTGAAAAATCAGTAAAAAAAATATTGGATCTTGCAAACATTTTGGCAAACTATGTACCAGATTCTCTTAGGGCGTGGATTGTTCCTTTTACAGAAATTCAACAATATATTAAGAATAATGTTCCTGACAGATATTCACTAATTGTTCAAAGAAGAAGTATGATGAGAATAGCAAACAAATTAGCAGCCAAAATAAAGGCAAAAGCACTTATAACTGGAGAAAATGTAGGTCAAGTTGCAAGTCAGACATTGACAAACTTGCATAGTATCGAAAATGTTTCTAAATTACCTGTCTTAAGACCTTTAATAGGTTTTGACAAAACAGAGATTGTAAATAAATCGAAAGAAATTGGTACATATGAAATTTCTATTTTGCCTTATATTGACAGCTGTGTCGCGTTTGCTCCCAAAAATCCTGCCACTAGTTCCTCAATTAATAAACTTGAGGTAATTGAAAGTAAATTGAAAAAGCTTTCGACTTTGGAGGAAACAGTTTTTGAAAAGATAAAAAAATATGTTATTGGGAGGAATGTATGAAAAGAGTTATAAGTTTTTTTTATACAATTTACTTATTTGTTGGAGCAACTATATATGTATTTGTATATGGTGGAATAGTATTAATGATTGGTGGATTGTTAAGATTATTTAGTAAAAACCTTTCGAAAAAGTTTGTTGTTAAACAAATTGAAACATTTGGTAGAATGGCTTTCAAACTTTTAGGGATAAAAGTATATAAATTTGGGGAGATTAGTAAAACAGATAACAACTTTTTAATAGTGTCTAATCATCAAAGTGCACTTGATATTCCACTTGTTATAGGTTATGTAACTCCTGCTGCTTTTATTGCAAAAAAAGAGTTAGCAAAGGTTCCAGGAATTAATTGGTATTTAAAATATTTAAATAGTGTGTTGATTGATAGAGGAAATATTAGGCAAACTGCTGCAGCACTAAAAGAAGTGGTTAAAAGATTAAGACGTGGAGTACATTTCATTATTTTTCCGGAGGGAACCAGAAGTGAGGATGGAAAGGTTTTATCTTTTAAACCAAGAAGTTTGGAATTAGCATTTAAGTATAAAGTAAAAGTTTTGCCAGTTTCAATTTGGGGACTTCATAGGGTATGGAAAAAGAAAAGATTTTTAATTGAAAGACATCCGGTATATATTAAAATACACGATTTTATTGATCCAAAAGATTTTAATAGTGAGGAAGAACTTCGAATTCATGTAGAAAATGTGATAAAAGAAGGAGTGGAATTTTTAGAAAGGAGGCATTATAGTGAAGAAAGCTAAAGTAAGAGCGCTTGTTTTGGATAAATTAAATAACGCTCCGGTTGTTTTATTGGAAATTGAAGGTACAAAAAAGTTATTACCTATTTGGATTGGTGCTTGTGAAGCAAGTATAATTGCTATGATCTTGGAAAGGAATGAATTTGAAAGACCACTTACCCATGATTTAATGTTAAATATTATTGAAGGTCTTGAAGCAAAGGTTGAAAATGTTGTGATACATAAGATAGAAAATAGTACATTTTATGCCAAAGTGGTATTGAAAGATCTGACTATTCCTCCTGAAGAGAGTGAGGAACAATTCGTAGAGTTTGATGCTAGGCCTTCAGATTGTATCATAATTGCTTTGAAAACTAATTCTCCAATTTTTGTTTCAGATGAAATAGTAGACTCGCATGCTATGGAATTTGAAGGCAAGGCTTTTGAGACAGAAGATGATGAATTTAGAAAATTTGTGGAAAACTTAGATATCAATGAATTTAGGAAAAGAATAAAGAAAGACGAAACTCAAAATAATGAAAACGATAATTAAATGATGATCATGAGTAGAAAAGGGGAGAAATAAAATGCTTCACTTATTTTTAGGGCATTACGTAGCTGATCATGGTTTTACGAATAATAGTAAAATTAGACATTTAAAAGGGTGGAAAATAGTAGAACATATGATTTGGTCTGTATTTGCTATTTTGGCTTTTACTTTTGATACCCTCTTATTTAATGTACCTATTGTTTTATTTTCTTTTATTTCTATCCACTTATTATTGGATTATCTGAGAATAAAAGTGAATAAAAAGTTATATTATCATTTTATAGAATTAACTGGGATTTTGGTTGCGCTTATTTTTAACTTTTCTGTTGTAAATTATTTTAGTACTTCTTATCTTTCGAAAGAATTTGTGATGTATTTATTAGGAATGGCTCTGGTAACTACAGCTCTTTCTTATTTCTTTAGAAATTTTTATCCTGCTATAGAAAATTTTGAAGATTTAGAGGGGATATCTGAAAGGTTAGCTTTTTTTGTCTTTTTCTTGGCGAATAAACCAAGTTTCGCTTTTATATCCCTTTTGTTGGGTTTTCTTTATAGACTTTGGAAGGTCAAAAAATTTGACCATGTTTGGTGGATAAGTCCATTATTTGCAATTTTGTTTTCGTTTTTGTGGAAGGGGCTGGTTTTTTAGGCCTCATTTTAAGGGGGGAGCCCTATGAAAAAGATTAAATATCTTATATATATTATATTTTTAATAGCAGCTTTTAGTGGTATTTATTTAGTTGTAAATTACTCTAAAGAAATACCTCCTAATTTGATTTTGCATGAACCTGAGAACAATGCATACTTAAATTCTAGAAATGTTCACTTTTCTTGGGATGTAATTTATGATAAAAATGTTGATTTTTTAAAATCTTTGTATATAGGAAATGCTACTCCATCAGAATTAATCTATGAAGGTTTAGAGAATTCATTTGAAATAGATAATTTAAAACCTGGAGAGTATTATTGGAAAGTTATCTTAAAATATGGAAAAAAAATAATAGAAAGTCCTGTGTATACTTTTTCAATTGTAAATAACCCTCCTCAAGTTCCTGTCTTAGAACTTCCAAAAAATGAGAGCAAAATTTTGGATAAAAGAGTCACTTTTTCTTGGAAAACTTCCGATCCTGATGGAGATACATTAAGATATGATCTTTATTTTGATAAATATCAAGAACCAAAACTTTTTGTTGCCAATCTTTCAAATAGTACTTTTACAATTTCCGACCTTGCACCGGGAATATATTATTGGAAAGTTTTAGCAAAGGATTCATATGGTGCTATTTCTGAAAGTGAAGTATTTTCATTTGAAGTGGCTTCAGAAGGGCCAAAGAAACCAGTTATTGAGATTAGAAAAGTGGGAAATTACTTAAGGGTATATTGGGAAAAGAAAGAAAATTTGAAATATACTTTAGAAATAGATGAAGAAGGCAAATTAAAAACAGTACAAGTTGATAATTCTTATTATGATATAAAGATTAAACCTGGTGTTAAGTATAAATTCCGTTTAAAAGTTGAGGATCGTTATGGTCAAGTAGCTTACAGTGAATTTAAGGAATTCAGAGTTATAAATAATCCACCTGAATATGTAATTTACTTTCCACCAAATAATTTAAAAGGAGTGACTAATAAGATAGTGTTTAAATGGGAACTATTTGATCCAGAGGATGAACCTACAGTAGATTTTTATTTTGGTGAAAGTCCAGAGAATCTTAAACTAATTGTTGGAAATTATAAAGGTAAAATATTTGAGATGGGTGGGTTAAAACCAAATACTAAATATTATTGGAAAATAAAGGTTTCCGATCCATATGTTTCAATTGAC from Thermosipho atlanticus DSM 15807 encodes the following:
- the thiI gene encoding tRNA uracil 4-sulfurtransferase ThiI, coding for MEKVVLVRYAEIGLKGRNRGYFESKLIENIRKIVKPPEINKRYGRIVIRLKEQLFEEIEDKLKYVFGIQNYSFAYAVVHDIEKIKKAAFELMKLNLKQQKTFKVETKRSFKQFPMKSQEMSAYIGAYLLEQFPQLKVDVHNPEITVGIEIKEKEVFVFIDKKKLYGGLPVGVSGKALLLLSGGIDSPVAGWYMLKRGVNIETISFLSPPFTTEKSVKKILDLANILANYVPDSLRAWIVPFTEIQQYIKNNVPDRYSLIVQRRSMMRIANKLAAKIKAKALITGENVGQVASQTLTNLHSIENVSKLPVLRPLIGFDKTEIVNKSKEIGTYEISILPYIDSCVAFAPKNPATSSSINKLEVIESKLKKLSTLEETVFEKIKKYVIGRNV
- a CDS encoding lysophospholipid acyltransferase family protein, with product MKRVISFFYTIYLFVGATIYVFVYGGIVLMIGGLLRLFSKNLSKKFVVKQIETFGRMAFKLLGIKVYKFGEISKTDNNFLIVSNHQSALDIPLVIGYVTPAAFIAKKELAKVPGINWYLKYLNSVLIDRGNIRQTAAALKEVVKRLRRGVHFIIFPEGTRSEDGKVLSFKPRSLELAFKYKVKVLPVSIWGLHRVWKKKRFLIERHPVYIKIHDFIDPKDFNSEEELRIHVENVIKEGVEFLERRHYSEES
- a CDS encoding bifunctional nuclease family protein, whose amino-acid sequence is MKKAKVRALVLDKLNNAPVVLLEIEGTKKLLPIWIGACEASIIAMILERNEFERPLTHDLMLNIIEGLEAKVENVVIHKIENSTFYAKVVLKDLTIPPEESEEQFVEFDARPSDCIIIALKTNSPIFVSDEIVDSHAMEFEGKAFETEDDEFRKFVENLDINEFRKRIKKDETQNNENDN
- a CDS encoding fibronectin type III domain-containing protein, with translation MKKIKYLIYIIFLIAAFSGIYLVVNYSKEIPPNLILHEPENNAYLNSRNVHFSWDVIYDKNVDFLKSLYIGNATPSELIYEGLENSFEIDNLKPGEYYWKVILKYGKKIIESPVYTFSIVNNPPQVPVLELPKNESKILDKRVTFSWKTSDPDGDTLRYDLYFDKYQEPKLFVANLSNSTFTISDLAPGIYYWKVLAKDSYGAISESEVFSFEVASEGPKKPVIEIRKVGNYLRVYWEKKENLKYTLEIDEEGKLKTVQVDNSYYDIKIKPGVKYKFRLKVEDRYGQVAYSEFKEFRVINNPPEYVIYFPPNNLKGVTNKIVFKWELFDPEDEPTVDFYFGESPENLKLIVGNYKGKIFEMGGLKPNTKYYWKIKVSDPYVSIDSPVYEFSTGPKLEIKNVFGTNLDDQVNDFIKYNNYYVILGTQNEKYPFLLKLEGNKKEIVNINVEGNGVKLLNKGEIIYVLGNLNREHGDIFLAAVKDWKVSWMKTYGGTFKDVASDMLIEDDGILILGYSWSSNFVGKLYGWCDIFLMKVDFSGNILWIKKFGGSQYDESVKLLKLNDNYVIAANTTSRDLDVPRNYGLNDIWVFSVNRDGKFKWLRVFGTEDSDIVTNMKIYDNKIYVLGRTYRGKNGEISENSNIWLIILDENGNKIKEYVFSGNGNDIANDLLISGNYFWIFGRTNSTSGDFYANYYFKKGFYDFFITKVVNGTFIWSRVTGGYGYDEIKKALVDGDKIVFVGNTTSTDGEFEFNNGSTDIFMGIMEIER